A genomic stretch from Limanda limanda chromosome 11, fLimLim1.1, whole genome shotgun sequence includes:
- the pnisr gene encoding arginine/serine-rich protein PNISR isoform X2 gives MWDQGGQPWPQWPLSQQQWMQSFQHQQDPSQVDWAALAQAWIAQKESTVPDQPNAQPNGQDIPGLEPVGQSNHGAFQGDPPFGRMWQPEWGMHGQPPPPPPPPPPDQAWIPPGSGPMDVVNPSEDSNSQDSVEFNSEAHHGVYPQNSHGYGAQPDSYAMAPMAMNQFDYQHGAASSFTPTPTGFHSPYWQGPPQNRRDARPPGFRERPRSPIQLPVKQEAAAPLDAVKRRTLPVWIREGLEKMDREKQKKLERERMEKERAEMAKDDGNQHEADKDGDGPRVPRKSKFDSDDEGNDDNNEEAKPVIKREFSVRSPSPPAEDSEPEMTEEEKEFQLMIITKTLLTEILLEVTNEEIVHIAKDTHRKATRAPAKQLAQSSALASLTGLSGLGDYGSDESEDDDERSVRGSESSDTDEEELHHRIREKQDAFRRKERDMQQLLERQAQEALLAREEVVKERLSREKGEHDEGQAEIPHKQEVKEREAEPMVERRRSRSEKEGSESKHSVRGKERSGRGGSGSPANGHSSSSLSTSSHSSSRSSSSSSSSSASSRSSSRSSSPQRKRRRSRSSSHKARKRSHSSHRRRSDRSEKVRDRRRSSADRSGRHKTDRSDSRERRSRRSRSRSRERDRGKARARDSRSRSREREKEKERDKERKRSREGRDSSHSKHKQKASSKDRERRRDRSRSHEKDKKKKDKDKDREKDSDKKKEKPKGNEKEREKGSSGVTEENGKSKKRRESDSFTDSQSDKHSRQESKGSKKGSAKASKKRSDSDSSRSPSPEVSKEKKSKKSKRSRSRSTEKSHKSGKKASRKHKSKSRSRSASLSRHSRR, from the exons ATGTGGGACCAGGGAGGACAGCCCTGGCCGCAGTGGCCCCTGAGCCAGCAGCAGTGGATGCAGTCCTTCCAGCACCAGCAAGATCCAA GTCAAGTGGACTGGGCAGCTCTGGCCCAGGCTTGGATAGCCCAGAAGGAGTCTACGGTACCAGATCAGCCCAACGCTCAGCCCAATGGGCAGGATATCCCAGGCCTGGAACCTGTCGGACAAAGTAACCATGGTGCCTTCCAGGGTGACCCACCTTTTGGCAGAATGTGGCAGCCAG AATGGGGAATGCATGGacagccccctcctcctcctcctcctccaccccctgaCCAGGCCTGGATCCCTCCAGGGTCAGGACCAATGGATGTGGTGAACCCCAGTGAGGACAGCAACAGCCAGGACAGCGTGGAGTTCAACTCTGAAGCCCACCACGGGGTTTACCCCCAGAACAGCCATGGGTATGGGGCACAGCCCGACAGCTACGCCATGGCCCCCATGGCCATGAACCAGTTTGATTATCAG CATGGAGCCGCCTCATCCTTCACCCCCACACCTACGGGCTTCCACTCTCCATACTGGCAGGGTCCTCCCCAGAACAGACGAGATGCCAGACCCCCCGGGTTCAGAGAACGGCCCAGATCCCCTATCCAGCTCCCTGTCAAGCAGGAGGCCGCGGCACCGTTGG ATGCTGTGAAAAGACGAACACTACCTGTGTGGATCCGTGAGGGCCTTGaaaagatggacagagagaagcagaagaagctgGAGCGTGAACGAATGGAGAAGGAGCGTGCAGAGATGGCGAAGGATGATGGCAACCAGCACGAAGCAGACAAGGATGGTGACGGGCCACGCGTGCCTCGCAAGAGTAAATTT GACAGTGATGATGAGGGGAATGACGACAATAACGAAGAAGCCAAGCCCGTCATAAAGAGGGAGTTTTCTGTCCGGAGCCCATCACCTCCTGCAGAGGACAGTGAACCTGAAATgactgaggaggaaaaagaatTTCAGCTC ATGATCATCACAAAAACACTTCTGACAGAGATCCTCCTTGAGGTCACTAACGAAGAGATCGTACACATCGCCAAAGATACTCACCGGAAAGCTACTCGAg CTCCTGCAAAACAGCTGGCACAGTCAAGTGCACTGGCTTCTCTGACTGGTCTCA GCGGGCTTGGTGACTATGGTTCAGATGAGAGTGAGGATGACGATGAGCGCAGCGTGCGAGGGTCCGAGTCCTCCGACACAGATGAGGAAGAGTTGCACCACCGCATCCGCGAGAAGCAGGACGCCTTCCGCCGCAAAGAACGGGATATGCAGCAGCTGCTAGAAAGACAAGCACAAGAGGCTCTGCTTGCACGCG AGGAGGTGGTGAAGGAGAGATTGAGCAGAGAAAAAGGGGAACATGATGAGGGTCAGGCAGAGATTCCACACAAGCAGGAAGTAAAAGAGAGGGAGGCGGAGCCCATGGTAGAAAGGCGTAGGTCCCGTAGTGAAAAGGAGGGTAGTGAAAGCAAGCACTCCGTTAGGGGGAAGGAGCGATCGGGTCGAGGTGGCAGCGGTTCCCCTGCAAAtggtcacagcagcagctcattgtCCACttccagccacagcagcagtcgttcttcatcctcctcctcttcttcctcagcatCTTCCCGCAGCTCCTCTCGATCGTCCTCCCcacaaaggaagaggagacgtaGTCGCTCTTCGTCTCACAAGGCTCGCAAACGCAGCCACAGTTCACATAGGCGTCGCAGCGATCGTAGTGAGAAGGtcagggacaggaggaggagcagtgctGACAGGTCAGGACGCCACAAGACAGACCGCAGTGATTCCAGGGAGCGCAGGAGTCGCAGGAgcaggtccaggtccagagaGCGAGACAGGGGCAAAGCCAGGGCAAGAGACAGCCGCAGTcgcagcagggagagagagaaggagaaagagcgggataaggagaggaagagaagcagagagggcAGGGATAGTAGTCATAGTAAACACAAGCAGAAGGCCTCcagcaaagacagagagaggcggAGAGACAGGAGTCGCAGCCATGAGAAAGATAAGAAAAAGAAGGATAAAGACAAGGATAGGGAGAAAGATTctgataaaaagaaagagaaaccaaAGGGCAAtgagaaagaaagggaaaagggAAGCTCTGGAGTTACCGAGGAAAATGGCAAATCGAAGAAACGCAGAGAGAGCGACTCATTCACGGACTCTCAGAGTGATAAGCACTCGCGGCAGGAGAGCAAAGGCAGCAAGAAGGGCTCCGCCAAAGCTAGCAAGAAACGCTCCGACTCTGACTCGAGTAGATCCCCTTCCCCTGAGGTTAGCAAGGAAAAGAAATCTAAGAAATCCAAACGTAGTCGCTCACGGTCGACGGAAAAATCTCACAAGTCTGGTAAGAAGGCAAGCCGCAAACACAAGTCTAAGTCGCGATCAAG GTCAGCGTCCCTCTCCCGTCATAGCAGACGCTGA
- the coq3 gene encoding ubiquinone biosynthesis O-methyltransferase, mitochondrial, producing the protein MYCRRLGRVVSGLYGCRSGSSRAAGRGQRSAGLRRSAAVWSPGPTESCHLSTRSSSRTTVDPDEVRRFQSLAGKWWDEQGEFAALHAMNDLRVPFIRDNLLNVHTARHPGKPLTGLRILDVGCGGGLLTEPLGRLGANMLGIDPVEDSISTAQLHASYDPDVRDSVSYQACTLEELSADGEEQQGTGQFDAVVASEVVEHLADLETFAFCSSHVLKPGGSLFITTINKTNLSYALGIVVAEQLLRIVPSGTHDWEKFISPVDLGRLLESNGFSVQSVLGMLYNPVSGAWSWTNSTAINYALHAVKLSDEPQPDRAEDSGPPHPEHHSAATHS; encoded by the exons ATGTATTGTAGGCGGTTGGGACGCGTCGTGTCGGGGCTGTACGGATGTCGGAGCGGCTCTAGCCGGGCCGCGGGGCGTGGGCAGCGGTCAGCGGGGCTGCGGAGGAGCGCTGCTGTGTGGAGCCCGGGTCCCACCGAGTCCTGTCACCTCAG CACTCGGTCATCCTCCAGAACCACAGTGGACCCCGATGAGGTGAGGAGGTTCCAGTCACTGGCCGGCAAGTGGTGGGATGAACAGGGAGAATTCGCAGCTCTTCATGCCATGAATGACCTGAGGGTGCCTTTTAtacg GGATAATCTGCTGAATGTGCATACAGCACGGCATCCTGGGAAACCGCTCACAGGACTCCGAATACTAGACGTTGGCTGTGGAGGAGGCCTGCTCACAgag cctctAGGTCGCCTGGGGGCTAATATGTTGGGAATAGATCCGGTAGAGGACAGCATCTCCACGGCTCAGCTGCATGCGTCCTATGACCCGGACGTTCGTGATTCCGTCTCCTATCAGGCCTGCACCCTGGAGGAGCTCTCGGCGGAcggggaggagcagcaggggaCGGGTCAGTTTGATGCCGTTGTAGCGTCAGAGGTGGTGGAGCATCTGGCCGATCTGGAAACATTTGCCTTCTGCAGCAGCCACGTGCTGAAG ccagGCGGCTCCCTCTTCATCACAACTATTAATAAAACCAACCTGTCGTACGCTCTGGGTATTGTCGTAGCCGAACAGCTGCTGCGCATCGTTCCCAGTGGGACCCACGATTGGGAGAAGTTCATCAGCCCAGTGGATCTCGGGCGCCTCCTGGAGTCCA ATGGTTTCTCGGTGCAGTCTGTACTCGGAATGCTGTACAACCCAGTATCAGGAGCCTGGAGCTGGACAAACAGCACGGCCATCAACTACGCCCTCCACGCTGTCAAACTGAGTGACGAGCCCCAGCCGGACCGAGCCGAGGACAgcggccccccccacccagagcACCACAGTGCTGCGACACACAGCTGA
- the pnisr gene encoding arginine/serine-rich protein PNISR isoform X1, protein MWDQGGQPWPQWPLSQQQWMQSFQHQQDPSQVDWAALAQAWIAQKESTVPDQPNAQPNGQDIPGLEPVGQSNHGAFQGDPPFGRMWQPEWGMHGQPPPPPPPPPPDQAWIPPGSGPMDVVNPSEDSNSQDSVEFNSEAHHGVYPQNSHGYGAQPDSYAMAPMAMNQFDYQHGAASSFTPTPTGFHSPYWQGPPQNRRDARPPGFRERPRSPIQLPVKQEAAAPLGECVFTQPKPVSDLRRNSGDLGVDILRSLPFTQSTEREILCSDMFRSATNPPQISGERWSSRVQLTDTDAVKRRTLPVWIREGLEKMDREKQKKLERERMEKERAEMAKDDGNQHEADKDGDGPRVPRKSKFDSDDEGNDDNNEEAKPVIKREFSVRSPSPPAEDSEPEMTEEEKEFQLMIITKTLLTEILLEVTNEEIVHIAKDTHRKATRAPAKQLAQSSALASLTGLSGLGDYGSDESEDDDERSVRGSESSDTDEEELHHRIREKQDAFRRKERDMQQLLERQAQEALLAREEVVKERLSREKGEHDEGQAEIPHKQEVKEREAEPMVERRRSRSEKEGSESKHSVRGKERSGRGGSGSPANGHSSSSLSTSSHSSSRSSSSSSSSSASSRSSSRSSSPQRKRRRSRSSSHKARKRSHSSHRRRSDRSEKVRDRRRSSADRSGRHKTDRSDSRERRSRRSRSRSRERDRGKARARDSRSRSREREKEKERDKERKRSREGRDSSHSKHKQKASSKDRERRRDRSRSHEKDKKKKDKDKDREKDSDKKKEKPKGNEKEREKGSSGVTEENGKSKKRRESDSFTDSQSDKHSRQESKGSKKGSAKASKKRSDSDSSRSPSPEVSKEKKSKKSKRSRSRSTEKSHKSGKKASRKHKSKSRSRSASLSRHSRR, encoded by the exons ATGTGGGACCAGGGAGGACAGCCCTGGCCGCAGTGGCCCCTGAGCCAGCAGCAGTGGATGCAGTCCTTCCAGCACCAGCAAGATCCAA GTCAAGTGGACTGGGCAGCTCTGGCCCAGGCTTGGATAGCCCAGAAGGAGTCTACGGTACCAGATCAGCCCAACGCTCAGCCCAATGGGCAGGATATCCCAGGCCTGGAACCTGTCGGACAAAGTAACCATGGTGCCTTCCAGGGTGACCCACCTTTTGGCAGAATGTGGCAGCCAG AATGGGGAATGCATGGacagccccctcctcctcctcctcctccaccccctgaCCAGGCCTGGATCCCTCCAGGGTCAGGACCAATGGATGTGGTGAACCCCAGTGAGGACAGCAACAGCCAGGACAGCGTGGAGTTCAACTCTGAAGCCCACCACGGGGTTTACCCCCAGAACAGCCATGGGTATGGGGCACAGCCCGACAGCTACGCCATGGCCCCCATGGCCATGAACCAGTTTGATTATCAG CATGGAGCCGCCTCATCCTTCACCCCCACACCTACGGGCTTCCACTCTCCATACTGGCAGGGTCCTCCCCAGAACAGACGAGATGCCAGACCCCCCGGGTTCAGAGAACGGCCCAGATCCCCTATCCAGCTCCCTGTCAAGCAGGAGGCCGCGGCACCGTTGGGTGAGTGTGTTTTCACTCAACCTAAGCCGGTTTCAGACCTGCGGAGGAACTCTGGAGATTTGGGTGTGGACATTCtccgcagtttgcctttcacacaatCAACGGAAcgggagattctctgctcagacatgttcagatcagcaacaaatcctccacagatttcag gcgagaggtggagcagccgggtgcagctgACAGACACAG ATGCTGTGAAAAGACGAACACTACCTGTGTGGATCCGTGAGGGCCTTGaaaagatggacagagagaagcagaagaagctgGAGCGTGAACGAATGGAGAAGGAGCGTGCAGAGATGGCGAAGGATGATGGCAACCAGCACGAAGCAGACAAGGATGGTGACGGGCCACGCGTGCCTCGCAAGAGTAAATTT GACAGTGATGATGAGGGGAATGACGACAATAACGAAGAAGCCAAGCCCGTCATAAAGAGGGAGTTTTCTGTCCGGAGCCCATCACCTCCTGCAGAGGACAGTGAACCTGAAATgactgaggaggaaaaagaatTTCAGCTC ATGATCATCACAAAAACACTTCTGACAGAGATCCTCCTTGAGGTCACTAACGAAGAGATCGTACACATCGCCAAAGATACTCACCGGAAAGCTACTCGAg CTCCTGCAAAACAGCTGGCACAGTCAAGTGCACTGGCTTCTCTGACTGGTCTCA GCGGGCTTGGTGACTATGGTTCAGATGAGAGTGAGGATGACGATGAGCGCAGCGTGCGAGGGTCCGAGTCCTCCGACACAGATGAGGAAGAGTTGCACCACCGCATCCGCGAGAAGCAGGACGCCTTCCGCCGCAAAGAACGGGATATGCAGCAGCTGCTAGAAAGACAAGCACAAGAGGCTCTGCTTGCACGCG AGGAGGTGGTGAAGGAGAGATTGAGCAGAGAAAAAGGGGAACATGATGAGGGTCAGGCAGAGATTCCACACAAGCAGGAAGTAAAAGAGAGGGAGGCGGAGCCCATGGTAGAAAGGCGTAGGTCCCGTAGTGAAAAGGAGGGTAGTGAAAGCAAGCACTCCGTTAGGGGGAAGGAGCGATCGGGTCGAGGTGGCAGCGGTTCCCCTGCAAAtggtcacagcagcagctcattgtCCACttccagccacagcagcagtcgttcttcatcctcctcctcttcttcctcagcatCTTCCCGCAGCTCCTCTCGATCGTCCTCCCcacaaaggaagaggagacgtaGTCGCTCTTCGTCTCACAAGGCTCGCAAACGCAGCCACAGTTCACATAGGCGTCGCAGCGATCGTAGTGAGAAGGtcagggacaggaggaggagcagtgctGACAGGTCAGGACGCCACAAGACAGACCGCAGTGATTCCAGGGAGCGCAGGAGTCGCAGGAgcaggtccaggtccagagaGCGAGACAGGGGCAAAGCCAGGGCAAGAGACAGCCGCAGTcgcagcagggagagagagaaggagaaagagcgggataaggagaggaagagaagcagagagggcAGGGATAGTAGTCATAGTAAACACAAGCAGAAGGCCTCcagcaaagacagagagaggcggAGAGACAGGAGTCGCAGCCATGAGAAAGATAAGAAAAAGAAGGATAAAGACAAGGATAGGGAGAAAGATTctgataaaaagaaagagaaaccaaAGGGCAAtgagaaagaaagggaaaagggAAGCTCTGGAGTTACCGAGGAAAATGGCAAATCGAAGAAACGCAGAGAGAGCGACTCATTCACGGACTCTCAGAGTGATAAGCACTCGCGGCAGGAGAGCAAAGGCAGCAAGAAGGGCTCCGCCAAAGCTAGCAAGAAACGCTCCGACTCTGACTCGAGTAGATCCCCTTCCCCTGAGGTTAGCAAGGAAAAGAAATCTAAGAAATCCAAACGTAGTCGCTCACGGTCGACGGAAAAATCTCACAAGTCTGGTAAGAAGGCAAGCCGCAAACACAAGTCTAAGTCGCGATCAAG GTCAGCGTCCCTCTCCCGTCATAGCAGACGCTGA
- the faxcb gene encoding failed axon connections homolog, whose translation MYWAAGFASSRPCVVELGRNHSLPLGLCASEQQHSLYGYIIAFPLQDYGGIMSVLGSDSWWKKTLYITGGALLAAAAYLLHELLAIRKEQELDSKDAIILHQFSRPKNGVPSLSPFCLKIETYLRMVDLPYQNYFDGRLSPQGKMPWIEYNHEQASGSEFIVDFLEEKLGVNLNSNLTPQEVAVSRAITKMVEEHLYWTIAYCQWVDNLDETQKLLSMSGPLSDTLKWLLSHLNGSMVRREMYGHGIGRFSKEEVYTLMEKDLRTLATLLGDKKYFMGSKMSTLDATVFGHLAQAMWTLPGTRPEQLIKGELINLGMFCERMRRRFWPEWFVELEDLYYDGDSESSSGGGGGSPTGLLDFGLFSRTDTLEDSEASNHSAKHTHSHSPDSNHSLFDSDVGTGSDNDIQLKEELMPDLEV comes from the exons ATGTACTGGGCTGCTGGCTTCGCCTCCTCCCGGCCGTGTGTGGTCGAACTCGGGCGGAACCACAGCCTGCCCCTCGGGCTGTGCGCCTCCGAGCAGCAGCACTCGTTGTATGGCTACATCATTGCCTTCCCTCTGCAGGACTACGGAGGCATCATGTCGGTGCTGGGCTCGGACTCCTGGTGGAAGAAGACCCTGTACATCACCGGGGGGGCCCTGCTGGCCGCGGCTGCCTACCTCCTGCATGAGCTGCTCGCCATCAG gaaggagcaggagctggactCTAAAGACGCCATCATCCTTCACCAGTTCTCCAGGCCAAAGAATGGTGTGCCCAGCCTCTCACCCTTCTGCCTGAAAATAGAGACGTACCTGCGTATGGTGGATCTGCCCTACCAG AACTACTTTGATGGGAGGCTGTCGCCGCAGGGTAAGATGCCCTGGATCGAGTACAACCACGAGCAGGCGTCAGGGTCAGAGTTCATCGTGGACttcctggaggagaagctgggcGTCAACCTCAACAGTAACCTCACCCCGCAGGAGGTAGCCGTGTCACGAGCCATCACCAAAATGGTGGAAGAGCACCTCTACTG gaCGATAGCTTACTGTCAGTGGGTGGACAACTTGGACGAAACCCAGAAGCTTCTGTCCATGAGCGGCCCACTGAGCGACACACTGAAGTGGCTGCTGAGCCACCTGAACGGCAGCATGGTGCGCAGAGAGATGTACGGCCATGGCATCGGACGCTTCTCCAAGGAGGAGGTCTACACCCTGATGGAGAAGGACTTGAGGACGCTGGCTACACTGCTGG GTGATAAGAAATACTTTATGGGCTCTAAGATGTCAACACTAGATGCCACAGTGTTTGGACATCTAGCGCAGGCTATGTGGACTCTACCTGGGACACGACCCGAACAACTCATTAAAG GGGAGCTGATCAACCTGGGTATGTTCTGCGAGCGAATGCGGAGGAGGTTCTGGCCCGAGTGGTTTGTGGAGTTGGAGGATCTTTATTACGATGGAGACAGTGAGAGCAGCAGTGGCGGCGGTGGCGGCTCCCCTACAGGCCTGCTGGACTTTGGCCTCTTCTCTAGGACTGACACTCTGGAAGACAGCGAGGCCAGCAACCACTCAGCCaagcacactcactcacactcccCCGACTCCAACCACTCGCTGTTCGACTCGGATGTGGGAACGGGGTCTGACAATGACATTCAGCTTAAGGAGGAACTAATGCCGGACCTGGAGGTCTGA